In the genome of Anas platyrhynchos isolate ZD024472 breed Pekin duck chromosome 23, IASCAAS_PekinDuck_T2T, whole genome shotgun sequence, one region contains:
- the IKBKB gene encoding inhibitor of nuclear factor kappa-B kinase subunit beta isoform X1 codes for MQKLAPNDLPLLAMEYCQGGDLRKYLNQLENCCGLREEAILILLSDIASALRYLHENRIIHRDLKPENIVLQQGEQRLIHKIIDLGYAKELDQGSLCTSFVGTLQYLAPELLEQQKYTVTVDYWSFGTLAFECITGFRPFLPNWQPVQWHTKVRQKSELDIVVSEDLSGEVRFSSSLPCPNNLNSVLAARLEKWLQLMLMWHPRQRGTDPVYGPNGCFKALDDILNLKLLHVLNMVTGTVHTYPVTEEDTLQTVKARIESDTGIPEQDQELLQEAGLALFSQKLATKHIADSKVNDAADADLLFLFDNQKVTYEAQVALRPHPESVDCILQDPKKILHFFQLRKVWGQIWHTIRMLKEDCNRLQQGQRAAMMNLLRYNSTLSKMKNSMASLSQQLKAKLDFFKTSIQIDLEKYKEQIEFGITSEKLLFAWKEMEQAVELCGREDDVDQLVKKMMALQTDIVDLQRSPLGRKQGGILEDLEEQARELYRRLREKPRDQRTSGDSQEIVRLLLQAIQTFEKKVRVIYAQLSKTVVCKQKALELFPRVEKVMNLMNEDEETVVRLQEKRQKELWNLLKIACSKVRGPVTGSPESINTSRFSSPGQLLLQVPSGTYNLSESVRKSEELLLESQKLSSQLENVMHDTMKDQEQSFMALDWSWLQLQVEERNSPEQTQM; via the exons ATGCAGAAGCTTGCACCCAATGACCTGCCATTGCTGGCTATGGAGTACTGCCAAGGCGGAGACCTCCGCAAG taccTGAATCAGCTGGAGAATTGCTGTGGCCTGCGGGAGGAAGCGATTCTCATCTTATTATCTGATATTG CGTCTGCTCTCAGGTACCTTCATGAGAACAGGATCATCCACAGAGACTTGAAACCAGAGAACATTGTGCTGCAGCAAGGAGAGCAAAGG tTAATACACAAAATCATTGACCTTGGTTATGCTAAGGAGTTGGATCAGGGCAGCCTATGCACATCCTTTGTTGGGACACTGCAGTACTTG GCTCCAGAACTGCTGGAACAGCAGAAGTATACGGTGACAGTGGATTACTGGAGCTTTGGCACACTGGCCTTTGAGTGCATCACAGGCTTCAGACCATTCCTGCCCAACTGGCAGCCAGTGCAATG GCATACAAAAGTGCGACAGAAGAGTGAGCTGGATATTGTTGTTTCAGAAGACTTATCTGGAGAAGTCAGATTTTCTAGCAGTTTACCCTGCCCAAATAATCTTAACAG TGTTTTGGCTGCGAGACTGGAGAAATGGCTGCAACTCATGTTAATGTGGCACCCGCGGCAGAGAGGTACAGATCCTGTGTATGGACCCAATGGGTGTTTCAAAGCTCTGGATGACATCTTGAATTTGAAG TTGCTGCATGTTTTGAACATGGTTACGGGAACGGTGCACACCTACCCTGTGACGGAGGAGGACACTCTGCAGACCGTGAAAGCCAGGATTGAGTCAGATACTGGAATCCCAGAACAGGACCAGGAGCTCCTGCAAGAGGCTGGACTTGCATTGTTTTCTCAGAAGCTGGCCACTAAGCATATAGCTGATAGCAAG gTGAATGATGCTGCAGATGCAgatctcctcttcctcttcgaTAACCAGAAAGTTACCTATGAAGCTCAGGTTGCCTTGCGACCGCATCCAGAAAGTGTTGACTGCATCC TTCAGGATCCAAAGAAGATACTGCACTTTTTCCAGTTGCGGAAAGTGTGGGGTCAGATCTGGCATACAATCCGGATGCTGAAAGAGGATTGCAACCGTCTGCAGCAGGGGCAGCGAGCAGCCAT GATGAATCTGTTGCGGTATAATAGTACTCTTTCGAAGATGAAGAATTCTATGGCCTCCCTTTCCcagcagctgaaagcaaaacTGGACTTCTTTAAAACAAGCATCCAGATTGATCTGGAGAAGTATAAAGAGCAGATTGAATTTGGAATTA cttCTGAGAAGCTGCTGTTTGCCTGGAAAGAGATGGAGCAAGCTGTGGAACTTTGTGGACGA GAGGATGATGTGGATCAGCTAGTGAAGAAAATGATGGCTCTGCAGACAGACATTGTGGACCTTCAGAGAAGCCCACTAGGTCGTAAACAAGGAGGAATACTGGAGGATTT agAAGAACAAGCCAGAGAGCTGTACCGGAGACTGAGAGAAAAGCCAAGAG ATCAGAGGACAAGTGGTGACAGCCAAGAAATAGTACGACTGCTTCTACAGGCAATCCAGacctttgaaaaaaaagtcCGTGTCATTTATGCTCAACTCAG taaaactgTTGTTTGCAAGCAGAAGGCACTGGAATTGTTCCCCAGAGTGGAGAAAGTGATGAATCTGATGAATGAAGATGAGGAAACAGTTGTTAGGCTTCAGGAGAAACGACAGAAAGAACTGTGGAACTTATTGAAAATTGCTTGT agtaAAGTACGTGGTCCAGTTACGGGCAGTCCAGAGAGCATAAACACATCGCGTTTTAGTAGCCctggccagctgctgctgcaggtcccTTCTGGAACCTACAATTTATCAGAATCTGTCAGGAAAAG